A single genomic interval of Helianthus annuus cultivar XRQ/B chromosome 13, HanXRQr2.0-SUNRISE, whole genome shotgun sequence harbors:
- the LOC110864513 gene encoding protein LTO1 homolog gives MDIPDDIFGESLNLEDTHLNEGFQEGYETGFASGKDDGREVGLKTGFTTGEELGFYRGCIDVWNAVIRVEPSCYSARVEKKIKEMDELLSKYPILEPEIESVTDIMGSLRLKFRAICATLNVKLEYNGYPKSSDPNEIQF, from the coding sequence ATGGATATTCCCGACGACATATTTGGCGAGTCACTAAATCTAGAAGACACCCACTTAAACGAAGGCTTTCAAGAAGGCTATGAAACTGGCTTCGCTTCTGGAAAAGATGATGGACGGGAAGTTGGATTAAAAACTGGGTTCACAACCGGCGAAGAGTTAGGCTTTTACAGAGGCTGCATTGATGTCTGGAACGCTGTGATTCGAGTCGAGCCAAGTTGCTACTCAGCTAGAGTtgaaaagaaaatcaaagagatGGATGAGTTGTTGTCTAAGTATCCGATTTTGGAGCCGGAAATCGAGTCTGTAACGGATATCATGGGGTCATTAAGGTTGAAGTTTCGGGCTATTTGCGCAACACTGAATGTGAAGTTGGAGTATAACGGGTACCCAAAATCCTCGGACCCTAATGAGATTCAGTTTTGA